A genomic segment from Neisseria perflava encodes:
- a CDS encoding peptidylprolyl isomerase, whose product MNFKPLILVAALTLAVGAHAAPKAKATKARTSKTPVVSATTMPAVQSGVHLSDGIAAVVDNEVITHRQVAQAVAQARQTMPKGTQMDANELRQQVLAQMINQSLILQAGKRRNIQATDSEIEAVIAHNPNIKNPSAAVRQDIADSIIVEKVRQQAIMQNSRVSDSEVARYIEQAKQQGVTLPEADPVRQYHAQHILIKADNDNAAVGAESTIRKIYSQARSGADFGGLARQYSQDSSAGNGGDLGWFADGMMVAPFEEAVHKLKPGQISAPVRTQFGWHIIKLNDVREAGTPEERQQNAVRQYLSQQKAQQATTNLLRELHSSSYVDVR is encoded by the coding sequence ATGAACTTCAAACCCCTGATTCTCGTCGCCGCACTCACTCTCGCAGTAGGCGCACACGCCGCTCCTAAAGCCAAAGCGACCAAAGCGCGTACCAGCAAAACTCCAGTCGTCAGCGCCACTACCATGCCTGCCGTACAAAGCGGCGTACATCTTTCAGACGGCATTGCCGCGGTTGTCGACAACGAAGTCATTACCCACCGCCAAGTAGCACAAGCCGTGGCGCAAGCGCGTCAAACCATGCCTAAAGGCACACAAATGGACGCCAACGAGCTGCGCCAACAAGTTTTGGCACAAATGATCAACCAATCCCTGATCCTCCAAGCAGGCAAACGCCGCAACATCCAAGCGACCGATAGCGAAATCGAAGCCGTTATCGCGCACAACCCCAACATCAAAAACCCGTCTGCCGCCGTCCGTCAAGACATCGCCGACAGCATTATTGTTGAAAAAGTGCGCCAACAGGCCATCATGCAAAACAGCCGCGTGAGCGACTCCGAAGTGGCACGTTACATCGAGCAGGCCAAACAACAAGGCGTAACCCTGCCTGAAGCAGACCCTGTGCGCCAATACCATGCCCAACACATCCTCATTAAAGCCGACAACGACAATGCCGCCGTCGGCGCAGAAAGCACCATCCGCAAAATCTACTCACAAGCCCGCAGCGGCGCAGATTTCGGCGGTTTGGCACGCCAATACTCGCAAGACAGCAGCGCCGGCAATGGCGGCGATTTGGGCTGGTTTGCCGACGGCATGATGGTTGCCCCGTTTGAAGAAGCCGTCCACAAACTCAAACCCGGCCAAATCAGCGCCCCTGTCCGCACCCAATTCGGCTGGCACATCATCAAGCTGAACGACGTCCGCGAAGCAGGTACGCCTGAAGAGCGTCAACAAAACGCTGTCCGCCAATACCTGTCTCAACAAAAAGCGCAACAGGCGACCACCAACCTCCTGCGCGAACTGCACAGCAGCTCCTACGTTGACGTACGCTAA
- a CDS encoding alpha/beta hydrolase — MPIRPNWQAATLLQAEETALTSAHTGRTYRIQAAALGERPASGYPVLYILDGDAFFPAILNMAQSLLINPITKSHAACLIVGIGYTGGTIRDLSQRALDYTPPLPDNAPESERKQYGQADRFSRFIDDELSALLNSKYRIDTQNQAVFGHSFGALYGLYSLFTRPERFRHYLLVSPSIWWQDRRVLDWLPDTLPQGIGIRLGAGEHEGRNNRPDQTSSGMVAQAKILAGTLHHLGADVRFTLYPNANHGNAPFYALTDCIEYLRNVWQR, encoded by the coding sequence ATGCCCATCCGCCCCAACTGGCAAGCCGCCACCCTGCTGCAAGCCGAAGAAACCGCCCTTACTTCCGCCCACACCGGCCGCACCTACCGCATTCAAGCCGCGGCTCTCGGCGAGCGTCCGGCAAGTGGCTATCCCGTGCTGTATATTCTTGACGGGGATGCCTTTTTCCCTGCCATCCTCAATATGGCGCAATCCCTGCTCATCAACCCCATCACCAAAAGCCATGCCGCCTGTCTGATTGTCGGCATCGGCTACACCGGCGGCACCATCCGCGACTTAAGCCAACGCGCCCTCGACTACACGCCGCCGCTGCCCGACAATGCGCCCGAATCCGAACGCAAACAATACGGCCAAGCCGACCGCTTCAGCCGCTTTATCGATGACGAACTCTCCGCCCTGCTCAACAGCAAATACCGCATCGATACCCAAAACCAAGCCGTCTTCGGCCATTCGTTCGGCGCACTGTACGGCCTCTATTCCCTGTTCACCCGTCCCGAACGATTCCGCCATTATTTGCTGGTTTCGCCGTCTATCTGGTGGCAAGACCGCCGCGTACTCGATTGGCTGCCCGACACTTTGCCTCAAGGAATCGGCATCCGCCTTGGCGCAGGCGAACATGAAGGCAGAAACAACCGCCCCGACCAAACCAGCAGCGGCATGGTTGCACAAGCCAAAATTCTTGCCGGCACTTTGCACCACCTCGGCGCGGATGTCCGCTTTACCCTCTACCCCAACGCCAATCACGGCAACGCCCCGTTTTACGCCCTGACCGACTGCATCGAATATTTGCGCAACGTATGGCAGCGTTAA
- a CDS encoding DUF1269 domain-containing protein: MKQNIIVALFNISSEAYQAFSELKAYSQTTDTLVAQAVLVKKENDLIIPAESTDFTANTVEGTWTGGLIGSLVGILGGPIGVLLGGATGALIGSDAGTAQTLEEGALLENTAKKLDNGSTAIIILAQESDEAVLDAFFHRFKTVILRQDAVVAQQDVLAAIEAQEEVARQAHEAWKKQRKAERKEKVEAFKADIKQKFDELAAKLK, translated from the coding sequence ATGAAACAAAACATCATCGTTGCCTTATTCAACATCTCCAGCGAAGCTTATCAAGCCTTTTCTGAATTGAAAGCTTACTCGCAGACAACAGATACTTTGGTGGCACAAGCCGTTTTGGTTAAAAAGGAAAATGACCTGATTATCCCAGCAGAAAGCACCGACTTTACCGCCAATACGGTCGAAGGCACATGGACGGGCGGCCTCATTGGTTCACTGGTCGGCATTCTCGGCGGTCCTATCGGTGTTCTGTTGGGTGGAGCTACTGGCGCACTCATCGGCAGTGATGCAGGTACTGCCCAAACATTGGAAGAGGGGGCGTTGCTGGAAAATACAGCCAAAAAACTGGATAACGGCAGTACTGCAATCATTATTTTGGCGCAAGAATCCGACGAGGCTGTATTGGATGCTTTCTTCCACCGTTTCAAAACCGTTATTCTCCGGCAAGATGCAGTCGTTGCCCAACAGGACGTATTGGCAGCAATAGAAGCGCAGGAAGAAGTGGCACGTCAGGCACACGAAGCTTGGAAAAAACAGCGCAAAGCCGAACGCAAAGAGAAAGTGGAAGCCTTCAAGGCCGACATCAAACAAAAATTCGACGAATTGGCAGCCAAGTTGAAATAA
- the rsmI gene encoding 16S rRNA (cytidine(1402)-2'-O)-methyltransferase — protein sequence MYTKHLQKAVDSIEKQTLYVVATPIGNLADITLRALAVLQKADIICAEDTRVTAQLLSAYGIQGKLVSVREHNEQQMADKIIAHLSDGLSVAQVSDAGTPAVCDPGAKLAARVREAGFKVVPVVGASAVMGALSVAGVTESDFYFNGFLPPKSGERQKLLAKWAEADFPIVMFETPHRIEASLADMAAQFPERRLTLAREITKTFETFLSGTVAEIQAALKNDSNQTRGEMVLVLHPAVKEKHSDLPEAAQNTMKILAAELPTKQAAELAAKITGESKKALYDLALEWKRISDDA from the coding sequence ATGTACACAAAACACCTGCAAAAAGCCGTCGACAGCATCGAAAAACAGACATTATACGTTGTCGCCACACCCATCGGCAATTTAGCCGACATAACGTTGCGCGCACTGGCCGTTCTGCAAAAGGCCGACATTATCTGCGCCGAGGACACCCGTGTTACCGCCCAGCTTTTGAGTGCGTACGGCATTCAGGGCAAACTCGTGAGCGTGCGCGAACACAACGAGCAGCAAATGGCCGATAAAATCATCGCCCATCTTTCAGACGGCCTGAGCGTCGCCCAAGTTTCGGATGCGGGCACGCCTGCGGTTTGCGATCCTGGCGCGAAACTTGCCGCCCGCGTGCGCGAAGCCGGATTTAAAGTGGTGCCTGTGGTCGGTGCAAGCGCGGTCATGGGGGCGTTGAGCGTGGCCGGTGTGACGGAATCCGATTTTTACTTCAACGGTTTCCTGCCACCTAAGTCCGGCGAACGTCAAAAACTGCTGGCCAAATGGGCGGAAGCCGATTTTCCGATTGTGATGTTTGAAACGCCGCACCGTATCGAAGCAAGCCTTGCGGATATGGCCGCACAGTTCCCCGAACGCCGTTTGACTTTGGCGCGCGAAATCACCAAAACATTTGAAACCTTCCTCAGCGGCACGGTTGCCGAAATTCAAGCCGCCCTTAAAAACGACAGCAACCAAACGCGTGGCGAGATGGTGCTGGTGTTGCACCCTGCTGTGAAAGAAAAGCACAGTGATTTGCCCGAGGCGGCACAAAATACCATGAAAATCCTTGCGGCCGAGTTGCCGACCAAACAAGCCGCCGAGCTTGCCGCCAAGATTACCGGCGAAAGCAAAAAAGCCTTGTACGATTTAGCGTTGGAGTGGAAACGGATTTCAGACGACGCTTGA
- a CDS encoding YraN family protein has product MRLNHKQGVAAEDAALAFLLSKGCSLLARNWHCAYGEIDLIVKNGGTIVFVEVKYRKNRGFGGAAYSISPSKLLKLQRSVEYYLQKHGLNHAPCRLDAVLIEGDGQPEWIQNITG; this is encoded by the coding sequence ATGCGCTTAAACCACAAACAGGGGGTGGCGGCCGAAGATGCGGCGCTGGCATTCCTGCTGAGTAAAGGCTGCTCGCTGCTGGCGCGAAACTGGCATTGTGCCTACGGCGAAATAGATTTAATCGTCAAAAACGGCGGTACGATTGTGTTTGTTGAAGTAAAATACCGCAAAAACCGAGGTTTCGGTGGTGCCGCATACAGCATCTCGCCGTCCAAATTATTGAAATTGCAACGAAGTGTAGAGTATTATCTGCAAAAGCACGGGTTAAACCATGCACCCTGCCGCCTGGATGCGGTACTGATTGAGGGCGACGGCCAACCCGAATGGATTCAAAATATTACAGGTTAA
- a CDS encoding phosphoheptose isomerase, with protein MTTLQERVSAHFAESIRAKQEAEKVLVEPTAQAAELMLQCLMNDGKILACGNGGSAADAQHFAAEMTGRFEKERMELAAVALTTDTSALTAIGNDYGFDHVFSKQVRALGRAGDVLVGISTSGNSANVIEAIKAAHERDMHVIAMTGRDGGKIAAMLKDTDVLLNVPYPRTARIQENHILLIHAMCDCIDSVLLEGM; from the coding sequence ATGACAACATTACAAGAACGCGTTTCCGCGCATTTTGCCGAGAGTATCCGCGCTAAGCAGGAAGCTGAAAAAGTACTGGTCGAGCCGACCGCACAGGCTGCCGAGCTGATGCTGCAATGCCTGATGAACGACGGCAAAATCCTGGCCTGCGGCAACGGCGGTTCGGCTGCCGATGCGCAACACTTCGCCGCAGAAATGACCGGCCGTTTTGAAAAAGAACGCATGGAATTGGCCGCTGTCGCGCTGACGACAGACACTTCCGCCCTGACCGCCATCGGCAACGACTACGGTTTCGACCATGTATTCAGCAAACAAGTGCGCGCACTCGGACGTGCCGGCGACGTATTGGTCGGCATCTCCACCTCCGGCAATTCCGCCAACGTCATCGAAGCCATCAAAGCGGCACACGAACGCGATATGCACGTCATCGCCATGACCGGCCGCGACGGCGGAAAAATCGCCGCCATGCTCAAAGATACCGACGTTTTGCTCAACGTCCCTTATCCGCGCACTGCCCGCATTCAGGAAAACCATATCCTGCTGATTCACGCCATGTGCGACTGCATCGACTCCGTCCTGCTTGAAGGCATGTAA
- a CDS encoding BON domain-containing protein — protein MKNIKRYALPVLTATLLSLSLSGCVGALIGGAAVGTKSAVDRRTTGAQTDDNVMALRVETTARSYLRQNNQVQGYKPKLNVVGYNRHLLLLGQVATEGEKQFVERIARSEQAAEGVYNYITVASQARSLGDVTNDTWGTSKVRATLLGLSPATQARVKIVTYGNVTYVMGILTPDEQARVTQKVSTTVGVQKVVTLYQNYVAN, from the coding sequence ATGAAGAATATCAAACGCTACGCCCTCCCCGTTCTGACTGCGACCCTCTTGAGCCTGAGTCTGAGCGGCTGCGTCGGCGCACTGATCGGCGGTGCAGCCGTCGGCACCAAATCCGCCGTCGACCGCCGCACCACCGGCGCGCAAACCGACGACAACGTTATGGCACTGCGCGTCGAAACCACCGCACGCTCCTACCTGCGCCAAAACAACCAAGTTCAAGGCTACAAGCCCAAACTGAACGTTGTCGGCTACAACCGCCACCTGCTCCTGCTCGGCCAAGTGGCTACCGAAGGCGAAAAACAATTTGTTGAACGCATCGCCCGTTCCGAACAAGCCGCAGAAGGCGTGTACAACTACATCACCGTTGCCTCACAAGCGCGTTCGCTCGGCGACGTGACCAACGATACCTGGGGCACATCCAAAGTCCGCGCCACCCTGTTGGGCCTCAGCCCGGCCACCCAGGCACGCGTCAAAATCGTGACTTACGGCAACGTGACCTATGTGATGGGCATCCTCACGCCGGACGAACAAGCCCGCGTGACCCAAAAAGTCAGCACGACCGTCGGCGTACAAAAAGTCGTGACCCTCTATCAAAACTACGTTGCCAACTGA
- a CDS encoding helix-turn-helix domain-containing protein codes for MKSFEKIENIRDIRKKLGLNQMDFWSRIGVTQSGGSRYESGRNMPKPVRELLRLVHIERVDLAKVNRDDLAVASLLKNRDPELYASLKKEAKADKGK; via the coding sequence ATGAAATCGTTCGAAAAAATTGAAAATATCCGCGATATCCGTAAAAAACTCGGCCTGAACCAAATGGACTTCTGGAGTCGCATTGGTGTGACTCAATCCGGTGGTTCCCGTTACGAGTCCGGCCGCAATATGCCTAAACCTGTACGCGAATTGCTGCGTTTGGTACACATCGAGCGCGTAGATTTGGCTAAAGTAAACCGTGATGACTTGGCCGTTGCGTCCTTACTGAAAAACCGCGACCCTGAGTTGTACGCTTCTCTGAAAAAAGAAGCCAAAGCCGACAAAGGCAAATAA
- a CDS encoding YheT family hydrolase gives MNTRSPNTPYWLRNGHADTLFAKLLQGKAPDYRRELLPDSTGKTQVAYDFVDSADPDAPLVVLFHGLEGSSESHYAVELMKAVQQRGWNGVVAHFRSCGGIENTAPVFYHLGDTPEIAFMLNTLAQRYSTIYAVGVSLGGNALAKYLGEQGSNAVPRASAVVSAPVDAVAAGTRFDQGMTRLIYTRYFLNSLLPKAQAIPQFQTALSQQNCKTLGDFDDRFTAPLHGFADRHDYYRRNSCKPFLKGVDTPLLLLNAVNDPFLPPEALPTGRDVSSAVTLLQPAYGGHVGFVSRDQGRLNLQWLPQTVLDYFKQYQP, from the coding sequence ATGAATACACGTTCACCCAACACGCCTTATTGGCTCAGAAACGGCCATGCCGACACCCTGTTTGCCAAGCTGCTGCAAGGCAAAGCGCCTGACTACCGCCGCGAGCTTCTGCCCGACAGCACCGGCAAAACCCAAGTTGCCTACGATTTTGTCGACAGCGCCGACCCCGATGCGCCGTTGGTGGTTTTGTTCCACGGACTGGAAGGCAGCAGCGAGAGCCATTACGCGGTCGAGTTGATGAAAGCCGTACAGCAGCGCGGTTGGAACGGCGTGGTTGCCCATTTCCGCAGTTGCGGCGGCATAGAAAACACCGCGCCCGTGTTCTACCATCTCGGCGATACGCCCGAAATCGCTTTTATGCTCAACACGCTGGCACAACGCTATTCAACCATCTACGCTGTCGGCGTTTCTTTGGGGGGGAATGCCCTGGCCAAATATTTGGGCGAGCAGGGCAGTAATGCCGTTCCGCGCGCATCTGCCGTCGTTTCCGCGCCGGTTGATGCCGTGGCCGCCGGTACACGTTTTGATCAGGGCATGACGCGCTTGATTTACACGCGCTATTTTTTAAATTCGCTGTTGCCGAAAGCCCAGGCGATTCCTCAGTTTCAGACGGCCTTAAGCCAGCAAAACTGCAAAACGCTTGGCGATTTTGACGACCGCTTTACCGCGCCGTTACACGGTTTTGCCGACCGTCATGATTACTACCGCCGCAATTCCTGCAAACCGTTTCTGAAAGGCGTAGATACGCCGTTGCTGCTGCTCAATGCCGTCAACGACCCCTTCCTGCCGCCAGAAGCCTTGCCGACCGGGCGGGACGTGTCCTCAGCCGTTACGCTGCTGCAACCGGCATACGGCGGTCATGTCGGCTTTGTCAGCCGCGATCAAGGCCGTCTGAATCTGCAATGGCTGCCGCAAACGGTGTTGGACTATTTCAAACAGTATCAGCCGTAA
- a CDS encoding phosphatase PAP2 family protein, with the protein MHLSPAQSRRALIFASLLFLPPTLIIGIWLAQYGGFAFEPPLMHAVHAHAGTWFDPIATVLHYLGKTEIAVPLIGAVAAALYFADKKREALFCVLAALMPTLNMLIVKVWFARERPLLWPRLIEESNFSFPSGHSTFSAAIAVMLILLCRRTRYRRAAWIGGISFALLTGFSRIYLGVHYPTDVWAGWTNGTLTALLVYMLIFRPSEK; encoded by the coding sequence ATGCACTTATCCCCGGCCCAATCCAGACGCGCACTGATTTTTGCCTCTTTGCTGTTTTTGCCGCCGACCCTCATCATCGGCATTTGGCTGGCGCAATATGGCGGCTTCGCTTTTGAACCGCCGCTGATGCACGCCGTCCATGCCCATGCGGGCACATGGTTTGACCCGATTGCCACCGTGTTGCACTATCTGGGCAAAACCGAGATTGCCGTGCCGCTGATCGGCGCAGTCGCCGCAGCCCTGTATTTTGCCGATAAGAAGCGCGAAGCACTGTTTTGCGTGTTGGCGGCATTGATGCCGACTTTGAACATGCTGATTGTGAAGGTTTGGTTTGCCCGCGAACGTCCGCTGCTTTGGCCGCGCCTGATTGAAGAGAGCAATTTTTCCTTTCCCAGCGGCCACAGTACGTTTTCCGCCGCCATTGCCGTCATGCTGATATTGCTTTGCCGCCGCACGCGCTACCGCCGCGCCGCTTGGATAGGCGGTATTTCCTTTGCCCTGCTGACCGGGTTTTCACGCATTTATTTGGGCGTGCATTATCCCACCGACGTTTGGGCAGGCTGGACAAACGGCACGCTGACTGCCTTGCTGGTGTATATGCTCATCTTCAGGCCGTCTGAAAAATAG
- a CDS encoding competence/damage-inducible protein A, protein MKDRQHLFNLIIIGDEILHGSRQDKHFAFFKSLLESRGLKLNQVQYLPDEPELLVKQLRRSFSDGLPTFVTGGIGSTPDDHTRQAAAAALDLPVVRHPEAAKFIEGVTLKRGEPLDSPEHAQRLKMADFPEGAELVPNPFNNIAGFSIREHYFFPGFPVMAHPMAEWVLETYYANRFNQTERGSRSVYVFDQPESRITPIMEHLERTYAGVRSYSLPTVGRTDSDGRYTPPHIEFGIKAEGEACRLLDTAWEDALQGLQAIGATLKETVE, encoded by the coding sequence ATGAAAGACCGACAGCATTTGTTCAACCTCATCATCATCGGCGATGAAATCCTGCACGGCAGCCGCCAAGACAAGCATTTCGCCTTTTTCAAATCTTTATTGGAATCGCGCGGGCTGAAACTCAATCAGGTGCAATATCTGCCCGATGAACCCGAATTGCTGGTCAAACAACTGCGCCGCAGTTTTTCAGACGGCCTGCCGACTTTCGTTACCGGCGGTATCGGCTCTACGCCTGACGACCACACGCGCCAAGCCGCAGCGGCTGCTTTGGATTTGCCCGTTGTCCGCCATCCTGAAGCCGCCAAGTTTATCGAAGGCGTAACCCTGAAACGCGGCGAGCCGCTCGATTCGCCGGAACACGCCCAACGCCTGAAAATGGCGGATTTTCCCGAAGGCGCGGAACTTGTGCCCAATCCGTTTAATAATATCGCCGGATTTTCCATCCGCGAGCATTATTTCTTCCCCGGTTTCCCCGTGATGGCGCACCCGATGGCGGAATGGGTATTGGAAACTTATTACGCCAACCGTTTCAACCAAACTGAACGCGGCAGCCGCAGCGTGTATGTGTTCGACCAACCCGAGTCGCGCATTACGCCGATTATGGAACATCTTGAGCGTACCTACGCCGGTGTCCGTTCTTACAGCCTGCCCACCGTGGGCCGTACCGATTCAGACGGCCGTTACACTCCGCCGCATATCGAGTTCGGCATCAAAGCGGAAGGTGAGGCCTGCCGCTTGTTGGATACGGCGTGGGAAGATGCGTTGCAGGGTTTGCAGGCGATTGGCGCGACTTTGAAAGAAACGGTGGAATAA
- a CDS encoding hemolysin D yields the protein MPTITTLNIISPKLYPNEQWNESEALGAITWLWYRCNG from the coding sequence ATGCCCACCATCACAACCCTAAACATCATCTCCCCTAAACTCTACCCCAATGAACAATGGAACGAAAGCGAAGCACTCGGTGCCATCACTTGGCTATGGTATAGGTGCAACGGATAG
- the argG gene encoding argininosuccinate synthase: protein MSQNHTILQNLPVGQKVGIAFSGGLDTSAALLWMKLKGALPYAYTANLGQPDEDDYNAIPKKAMEYGAENARLIDCRAQLAHEGIAAIQCGAFHVSTGGIAYFNTTPLGRAVTGTMLVSAMKEDDVNIWGDGSTYKGNDIERFYRYGLLTNPALKIYKPWLDQQFIDELGGRHEMSEFLIANGFNYKMSVEKAYSTDSNMLGATHEAKDLEFLNSGIKIVKPIMGVAFWDENVEVKPEEVSVRFEEGVPVALNGKEYADPVELFLEANRIGGRHGLGMSDQIENRIIEAKSRGIYEAPGMALFHIAYERLVTGVHNEDTIEQYRINGLRLGRLLYQGRWFDSQALMLRETAQRWVAKAITGEVTLELRRGNDYSILNTESPNLTYQPERLSMEKVEDAAFTPLDRIGQLTMRNLDITDTRAKLGIYSQSGLLSLGEGSVLPQLNNKE, encoded by the coding sequence ATGAGCCAAAACCATACCATTTTACAAAATCTCCCCGTCGGTCAAAAAGTCGGCATCGCCTTCTCCGGCGGTCTTGATACCTCTGCCGCGCTGTTGTGGATGAAACTCAAAGGCGCACTGCCTTACGCCTACACCGCCAACCTCGGCCAACCTGACGAAGACGATTACAACGCTATTCCTAAAAAAGCGATGGAATACGGCGCAGAAAATGCCCGCCTGATTGACTGCCGCGCGCAGTTGGCACACGAGGGCATCGCCGCCATCCAATGCGGCGCATTCCACGTTTCCACCGGCGGCATCGCCTACTTCAACACCACGCCTCTGGGCCGCGCCGTTACCGGCACCATGCTCGTTTCCGCCATGAAGGAAGACGACGTCAATATTTGGGGCGACGGCAGCACCTACAAAGGTAACGACATCGAGCGTTTCTACCGCTACGGCCTCTTGACCAATCCCGCGCTGAAAATCTACAAACCTTGGCTCGACCAACAATTTATCGACGAACTCGGCGGCCGCCACGAAATGAGCGAATTTCTGATTGCCAACGGTTTCAACTACAAAATGTCGGTTGAAAAAGCCTACTCCACCGACTCCAATATGCTCGGCGCGACGCATGAAGCCAAAGACTTGGAATTCCTCAACAGCGGCATCAAAATCGTCAAACCTATCATGGGCGTTGCCTTCTGGGACGAAAACGTCGAAGTCAAACCCGAAGAAGTCAGCGTACGCTTTGAAGAAGGCGTGCCCGTTGCACTGAACGGCAAAGAATACGCCGACCCCGTCGAACTCTTCCTCGAAGCCAACCGCATCGGCGGCCGTCACGGCTTGGGCATGAGCGACCAAATCGAAAACCGCATCATCGAGGCTAAATCACGCGGCATCTACGAAGCCCCGGGCATGGCATTGTTCCACATCGCCTACGAGCGTTTGGTGACCGGCGTCCACAACGAAGACACCATCGAACAATACCGCATCAACGGCCTGCGCCTCGGCCGCCTGCTCTACCAAGGCCGCTGGTTTGACAGCCAAGCCCTTATGTTGCGCGAAACCGCCCAACGCTGGGTCGCCAAAGCCATCACCGGCGAAGTCACCCTCGAACTGCGTCGCGGCAACGACTACTCGATTCTGAACACCGAATCGCCTAACCTGACCTACCAACCGGAACGCCTGAGTATGGAAAAAGTCGAAGACGCAGCGTTCACACCGCTCGACCGCATCGGACAACTGACTATGCGCAACCTCGACATCACCGACACCCGCGCCAAACTGGGTATCTACTCGCAAAGCGGTTTGTTGTCGCTGGGCGAAGGTTCGGTATTGCCGCAGTTGAATAATAAGGAGTAG
- a CDS encoding DUF4177 domain-containing protein, giving the protein MKEYKAVIYQENLLSSLVFGSAKINPVKFSDFLNSHASQGWKVVTMEKDQRRMLLFFVREAYVVILEKERV; this is encoded by the coding sequence ATGAAAGAATATAAAGCCGTCATTTATCAAGAGAACCTGCTTTCCAGTTTGGTTTTCGGCAGCGCCAAAATCAATCCGGTCAAATTCAGCGATTTCCTCAACAGCCACGCTTCGCAAGGCTGGAAGGTCGTTACCATGGAAAAAGACCAGCGCCGCATGCTGCTGTTTTTCGTGCGTGAAGCCTACGTCGTCATTTTGGAAAAAGAACGTGTTTAA
- a CDS encoding DUF3290 domain-containing protein, whose translation MKFFSHFYLENHMYFNDYLKYVLIFAALVILLLAVSQYLRHRMDTKYRDLSIIALLLLILICGTQYLSYSERQNFAADTSRMVGFLNALIENQKVEKQDIIVNSTRLSNGMIVGIKSQYYEVHFNQDFSAYTLTPINLVNNNIELIDKE comes from the coding sequence ATGAAATTCTTTTCTCACTTTTATCTTGAAAACCATATGTATTTCAACGACTACTTGAAATACGTCCTGATTTTCGCCGCCCTCGTCATCCTCCTGCTCGCCGTATCGCAATACCTGCGCCACCGCATGGACACCAAATACCGCGACCTGAGCATTATTGCGCTGCTGTTGCTCATCCTCATCTGCGGCACGCAATATCTTTCATACAGCGAGCGTCAGAACTTCGCCGCCGACACCTCTCGCATGGTTGGCTTTCTCAATGCCTTGATTGAAAACCAAAAGGTTGAAAAACAAGACATCATCGTCAACAGCACGCGTCTGTCCAACGGCATGATTGTCGGCATCAAAAGCCAATATTACGAAGTCCATTTCAATCAAGACTTCTCCGCCTACACGCTGACGCCCATCAATCTGGTCAACAACAATATCGAACTCATCGATAAAGAATAA
- a CDS encoding DUF421 domain-containing protein — protein METYSLLALKLLMGILGLILQINLLGKGNLAPTSAMDQVQNYVLGGIIGGVIYSDSVGLLQFFLVLILWTLLVLSLKFIKNHNRWVKSVIDGKSVWIIVNGKVQAEECMKNGISAHDLMFKLRAAGIYEISAVKRAVMEQNGQLAVIKYGDESLRYPLITDGQVDPDILEIIKRDEEWLQQELDRLHLEASQVYIGEYIDGKLVAHRYPS, from the coding sequence ATGGAAACATACTCCCTGCTCGCCCTCAAACTGCTGATGGGTATTTTAGGTTTGATTTTGCAAATCAACCTCTTAGGTAAAGGCAACCTCGCGCCGACCTCCGCCATGGACCAAGTACAAAACTATGTACTCGGCGGCATCATCGGCGGCGTGATTTACAGCGACAGCGTCGGCCTGTTGCAATTTTTCCTCGTGCTGATTTTGTGGACGCTGTTGGTCTTGAGCCTGAAATTCATCAAAAACCACAACCGCTGGGTCAAATCCGTAATTGACGGCAAATCCGTTTGGATCATCGTCAACGGAAAAGTCCAAGCAGAAGAATGTATGAAAAACGGCATCAGCGCACACGACCTCATGTTCAAACTCCGCGCCGCCGGCATCTACGAAATCTCTGCCGTCAAACGTGCCGTGATGGAACAAAACGGCCAGCTCGCCGTCATTAAGTACGGCGACGAAAGCCTGCGCTATCCACTGATTACAGACGGCCAAGTTGACCCCGACATCCTCGAAATCATTAAGCGTGATGAAGAATGGCTGCAACAGGAACTCGACCGCCTCCACCTTGAAGCCTCGCAAGTCTATATCGGCGAATACATAGACGGAAAATTGGTGGCACACCGTTATCCTTCTTGA